Genomic DNA from Mesorhizobium sp. 131-2-1:
CTTGCAGGGATACTGGGGACGCTCTGATATTTTGAATTCGAGCATTTTGCCAAGAGCAAGGTGACTGCACCTGGCCTCAGAATGCTCTAGCCGAACACGACAGGGGTGCCATGGCTGGCCATTCACAGTTCAAGAACATCATGCACCGCAAGGGCCGCCAGGATGCGGTGCGGTCGAAAATGTTTTCCAAGCTGGCGCGCGAAATCACCGTCGCGGCCAAGACCGGCACGCCGGATCCGGCGATGAACCCGCGGCTGCGCCTTGCCGTGCAGAACGCCAAGGCCGTGTCGATGCCGAAGGACAACATCCAGCGCGCTATCAACAAGGCTTCGGCCGGCGATGGCGAAAACTACGAGGCGGTTCGCTACGAGGGCTACGGCCCGGGCGGCGTGGCGCTGATCGTCGAGGCGCTGACCGACAATCGCAACCGTTCGGCCTCCAACGTGCGCGCGGCCTTCACCAAGGCCGGCGGCGCGCTCGGCGAAACCGGCTCGGTGTCGTTCATGTGGAACCGGGTCGGCGAGATCTATTACCGGGCTGCGGCCGGCGACGCCGACAAGGTCATGGAAGCGGCGATCGAGGCCGGCGCGGACGACGTGGAATCTGACGAGGAAGGCCACACCATCTACTGCACCTTCGAGAATCTCGGCGATGTGTCGAAGGCGCTCGAAGCCTCGCTCGGCGAAGCGGAATCGGTGAAGCCGATCTGGCAGCCGCAGAACAACGTTCCGGTCGACGAGGAACGCGCGCAGTCGCTGATGAAGCTGGTCGCCACGCTCGAGGATGACGACGACGTGCAGAGCGTCTACGCCAACTTCGAGGTCGACGACGAGACCATGGCCAAGCTCAGCGCGGCCTAAACCTACGCGACATGAGCGAAGCACCGCTGCCCACCATCCGCATCACCTATTGCACGCAGTGCCAGTGGCTGCTGCGTGCCGGCTGGATGGCGCAGGAGCTCTTGTCCACCTTCGGCACCGATCTCGGTGAAGTGACGCTGGTGCCGGGCACCGGCGGCGTCTTCAGCATTTCCTGCAACGACACGCTGGTCTGGGAGCGCAAGCGCGACGGCGGCTTTCCGGATGCGGCGAAGCTCAAGCAACTGGTGCGCGACGTCATCGATCCGGACCGCGATCTCGGCCATGCCGACCGCAAAGGCTAAGCTGCATTGATATTCAGGTGAGGCCGGCCTGCAAACGCTGCTTTCCTGCGCTTCCGGTGCTCACGTACTTTAAGTACGCTCCGCTCCGGTTCTCGGAAATCACCGTCTTCGGCTCGGCCTGACCTGAATCTCAACACAGCTTCACTGCCATATCCCTTTCAGAGCAGTGCGAAGATAAAGCAGGCCATCGCCACGATGGCGGTGACGGTGCGGACGTGGTTCCACATCACCCATTGGCTCAGATGGTTCGCCCACACAGCGGCGCCATTGCTGCTGGCCGGGTCGACGGCGGCGAGCGCATCGTTGAGCGGCACGTTGAAGACCATGGTCACGATCGGGTTGCCGATCAGGTAGAGCACCGCCCCGGCAAGCAGCCAGTACGAGCCGGACTGGCTCCAGCCCATGATGGCGGCGGCGATAAGCACCAGACAGAGCAGGCCGGTGCCGAAAAGCGCCGTCATGAAGGTTGGGGTGATCACCGTGATGTTGATCGAGTTCATTGCGGCGATGCCGCTTGGGACGGGCAGCCGGGCAAGCGCCGCCATGACGAAGTTGGAGAAGGCGAAGAACACGCCGCCGACGACGCCCGAGCCGATGGCCGCAATGAAGGTTAGGGTGGGAAGAAGCTTGGTCATCTCACTTGCTCCAGATGCCGGTTGCGGCGGTTTCGGTTGCGTAGGCGGAAAAGTCCTTCGGCTGGCGGCCGAGCGCGCGCTGCACGCCGTCTGTCAACGTCTCGTTGCGCCCGTCGAGCACCTTCGTGAAGAGCTCGTCGAGCAGCCAGGCGAATTCCGGCGGCAGGTTGTGCGCCGCCACCGCGTCGGTGAATTCGGCATGCGAGATCTGCCGGTAGCGGATGTCGCGGCCGGTGGCCCTGCCGATCTCGGTGACGGCGTCGGCAAAGCTCAGCAGGCGTGGGCCGGTGAGCTCGTAAAGCTGGCCGATATGACCCGGCTCCGTCAGGACGGTTTCGGCGACGTCGGCGATGTCGTCGACATCGACGAAAGGTTCCCCGACATTGCCGACCGGCAAGGCGACCTCGCCTTCGAGAATGGACTCGACCAGGAAGCCCTCGCTGAAATTCTGCGAGAACCAGGAGCAGCGCAGGATGGTCCAGTCGGCGCCCGAGGCCTTCAACATCTCCTCGGCGCGCTGCGCTTCGGTTTCGCCACGGCCGGAGAGCAGCACCAACCGCTTGACGCCGCATTCGACAGCGAGCTGGGCAAACGCCTCGACGGTTTCGGCGGCGCCCGGCACGGCGATGTCCGGATAGTAGCTGATGTAGACGGCGTCGACACCTTCGAGCGCCCGGCCCCATGTTGCCTTGTCCAGCCAGTCGAAGGGCGGCGTGCCTGCGCGGGAGCCGATCCGCACAGGAATGTTCTTGGCGGTCAGCCGTTCGGCCAGGCGCCGGCCGGTCTTGCCGGTGCCGCCCAGGATCAAAACAGGTTTCGTATTCATCTCGATCTCCTCGTTCTGAAAAAGGTGAGTAATCCTCACATTTGCAAAACGTGATAAACCCTCGTATTTTGCGAGTCAAGCCAATTTTGTCGAAAGCAGGCTCCGGAGAGGTCCATGGAAGGCAGGGGGGATGCGCCGCATCAGCAGGATGGGCAGATTGCGTCGCCGCGCCGGTCCCCGACCCAGCAGCGCAGCCGCGAGCGGGTCGAGCGCATGCTTGCCGCCGCCTCGGCGCTGATCGCGGAGCAGGGCAGCGACGCGATGCGCATGGGCGAGGTTGCGGAGCGGGCAGGCGTGTCGATCGGCTCGCTCTACCAGTTCTTCCCCGACAAGCG
This window encodes:
- a CDS encoding YebC/PmpR family DNA-binding transcriptional regulator, which encodes MAGHSQFKNIMHRKGRQDAVRSKMFSKLAREITVAAKTGTPDPAMNPRLRLAVQNAKAVSMPKDNIQRAINKASAGDGENYEAVRYEGYGPGGVALIVEALTDNRNRSASNVRAAFTKAGGALGETGSVSFMWNRVGEIYYRAAAGDADKVMEAAIEAGADDVESDEEGHTIYCTFENLGDVSKALEASLGEAESVKPIWQPQNNVPVDEERAQSLMKLVATLEDDDDVQSVYANFEVDDETMAKLSAA
- a CDS encoding SelT/SelW/SelH family protein, which codes for MSEAPLPTIRITYCTQCQWLLRAGWMAQELLSTFGTDLGEVTLVPGTGGVFSISCNDTLVWERKRDGGFPDAAKLKQLVRDVIDPDRDLGHADRKG
- a CDS encoding anthrone oxygenase family protein, which gives rise to MTKLLPTLTFIAAIGSGVVGGVFFAFSNFVMAALARLPVPSGIAAMNSINITVITPTFMTALFGTGLLCLVLIAAAIMGWSQSGSYWLLAGAVLYLIGNPIVTMVFNVPLNDALAAVDPASSNGAAVWANHLSQWVMWNHVRTVTAIVAMACFIFALL
- a CDS encoding NAD(P)H-binding protein, whose amino-acid sequence is MNTKPVLILGGTGKTGRRLAERLTAKNIPVRIGSRAGTPPFDWLDKATWGRALEGVDAVYISYYPDIAVPGAAETVEAFAQLAVECGVKRLVLLSGRGETEAQRAEEMLKASGADWTILRCSWFSQNFSEGFLVESILEGEVALPVGNVGEPFVDVDDIADVAETVLTEPGHIGQLYELTGPRLLSFADAVTEIGRATGRDIRYRQISHAEFTDAVAAHNLPPEFAWLLDELFTKVLDGRNETLTDGVQRALGRQPKDFSAYATETAATGIWSK